Proteins from one candidate division KSB1 bacterium genomic window:
- a CDS encoding GDSL-type esterase/lipase family protein: protein MPLGDSITHGEHGSTPIGGFRDDLADLLLREGVNFDLVGTLNDGTGSNYPYHEGHPGKTAEYLANNILTWLSATNPNIVLLHIGTNDINSYYSNTDIRDDIERILENIWSFDSKIPVLLCSLIPRNDNLNNTNTALCELVHELAVKKLMQGKLIRYVGQNEVWVVNSNWPTAYLYDKFHPNNSGYNVMAEVYFNVLMNQLTSFSQFITDNFDRTNLGMTWNSENAYKIISNQLTIQSGGNFWWKPAIYVAEMDPISVSFDWARSVDSTKDGNAGLALHLQSNQINTNGYLVYKESATRKLKLYRLQNGAVAELLSEVSGKLPPAKQGDQFRVAMYSDFQGAHFTCYINGDFDGDVIDRNSSYSTGKNHFAGVMLAGTANNVVDNFQLIHSKGAAERIYAIWGDQQQGDPGERLPDSLVAMVTDQNGNPIPAIPVSFEVIEGTATIAPPESQNHFEFEAENGVLTYPMQVMNDPNASNGKYVEVPAEYPDDSNAKVVFTFTVAEEADFVVWGRVQSGDHLHDSFKVIMDEQPEIVWHISGKYTWTWDQVYVLNGEDPKIFHLTAGTHTLGIKNREWGSKLDKIIITNNLSFNPATLQKPQQYYYITNSSGRAHAIVTLGATPGLVKIKASSPNFSDHIVFTATIRSDKVPASLAIVSGNNQSAKPNETLPNPLVVEVRDAQAQLLPNIAVKFEIVQGTGASLGSPQPVMTNSQGQAATTLKLGSEYGTYLVRASCPGYTISPVTFQATATSAVLAISGSCNYYNGNTPINNVVVRATGNANTSAITNTQGQYQLTGLEMHSNYTLTPERVIFNDWSSHLITTYQAALTLRQAVGLENFSSLQVKAADVDRDGKVTAYDAALIAQFAVGLPRRSDSHVGEWQFIPGFRSYYDLTTSYQNQDYTGILLGDVTGKWNQSYNAPKPAVELPPAWLEEISVHGDRLVIPISIPQEVAVLSWQLQLRYDPSKLRYIKVDCIHTDFHLVQNLSHGMIEVGMYGVQPIHSSEPFATLVFQAIDDKSQSFAIEVPYFQINDQIHQQGNTAIAVQTSEPKAFVLLNNYPNPFNPSTTIVYQIPETGWVSLKIYNLAGQQIVQLVDEEQTPGIHQVEWNGLDQNGHEAVAGIYFGQLRYRNQHKTIRLVKIK from the coding sequence ATGCCATTAGGGGATTCGATTACCCATGGTGAGCATGGCTCAACACCGATCGGTGGTTTTCGGGACGATCTGGCGGATCTCTTATTAAGAGAGGGCGTCAATTTTGATTTGGTGGGAACGCTCAATGATGGGACTGGTAGTAATTACCCCTATCATGAAGGGCATCCAGGCAAAACTGCGGAATATTTGGCTAACAATATCCTTACTTGGCTCTCGGCAACCAATCCAAACATCGTCTTGCTTCACATCGGCACCAATGACATAAATTCCTATTATTCGAATACTGATATTCGGGATGACATTGAGCGGATATTAGAAAATATTTGGAGCTTTGATAGCAAAATTCCAGTGTTGCTATGCAGCCTAATTCCTCGAAATGATAATTTGAATAACACCAATACAGCTTTATGCGAGCTTGTTCACGAATTAGCAGTAAAAAAGCTGATGCAGGGCAAATTGATCCGCTATGTAGGTCAAAACGAGGTCTGGGTGGTCAATTCCAATTGGCCGACTGCGTACCTGTACGATAAGTTTCATCCCAATAACTCTGGCTATAATGTGATGGCCGAAGTTTATTTTAATGTCCTCATGAACCAGCTTACCAGTTTCAGTCAATTCATTACTGACAACTTTGATCGAACCAATCTGGGGATGACATGGAATAGTGAGAATGCTTATAAAATCATTTCAAACCAATTGACGATTCAGAGTGGGGGCAATTTTTGGTGGAAACCAGCCATTTATGTAGCGGAAATGGATCCCATATCCGTATCATTTGATTGGGCGAGATCTGTGGATTCAACGAAAGACGGGAATGCGGGACTGGCGCTTCATTTGCAATCGAATCAGATTAATACCAATGGCTATCTGGTTTATAAAGAAAGCGCAACTCGGAAGTTGAAGCTTTATCGTTTGCAAAATGGTGCCGTGGCAGAACTGCTGAGCGAAGTTTCTGGTAAATTGCCACCGGCCAAGCAGGGAGATCAATTTCGCGTAGCGATGTACAGCGATTTTCAAGGGGCCCATTTCACCTGTTACATTAATGGTGACTTTGATGGAGATGTGATTGATCGTAACAGCAGTTATAGCACTGGCAAGAATCATTTCGCTGGCGTGATGCTGGCCGGTACTGCAAACAACGTTGTCGATAATTTCCAGTTGATCCACAGCAAAGGAGCGGCGGAGCGAATCTACGCGATCTGGGGAGATCAACAGCAGGGCGATCCTGGGGAGCGATTGCCTGATTCCCTGGTCGCTATGGTTACCGATCAGAATGGAAATCCAATCCCTGCAATTCCAGTGAGCTTTGAGGTGATCGAGGGCACTGCAACGATTGCCCCTCCTGAATCCCAAAATCATTTCGAGTTCGAAGCAGAAAATGGAGTCCTTACGTATCCAATGCAGGTCATGAATGACCCGAATGCATCGAATGGAAAATATGTGGAGGTCCCAGCCGAATATCCTGATGATTCTAATGCCAAAGTGGTTTTCACATTTACTGTCGCAGAAGAAGCCGATTTTGTGGTTTGGGGCCGGGTCCAATCGGGCGATCATCTGCACGACTCCTTTAAGGTCATTATGGATGAACAACCAGAAATTGTTTGGCACATCTCAGGCAAATATACCTGGACTTGGGATCAGGTGTATGTGTTGAATGGTGAAGATCCGAAAATTTTTCATCTAACCGCTGGTACGCACACACTCGGAATTAAAAATCGGGAATGGGGATCGAAATTAGACAAGATCATCATCACCAACAATTTGAGCTTTAACCCAGCCACATTGCAGAAACCTCAGCAATATTATTATATCACCAATTCTTCAGGCCGTGCGCATGCGATTGTCACACTCGGAGCTACCCCTGGACTGGTGAAAATCAAGGCCAGTTCGCCCAACTTTTCCGATCACATCGTTTTTACAGCAACGATTCGATCTGATAAGGTGCCAGCCAGTCTGGCTATTGTCAGCGGGAACAACCAAAGCGCGAAACCGAATGAAACACTGCCGAATCCGCTCGTGGTCGAGGTGCGCGATGCGCAGGCTCAATTGCTTCCAAACATTGCGGTGAAGTTCGAAATTGTTCAGGGCACAGGCGCCAGCTTGGGCTCTCCTCAACCGGTAATGACCAATAGTCAGGGTCAGGCCGCTACCACCCTCAAACTGGGCAGCGAGTATGGTACTTATCTTGTGCGCGCCAGTTGTCCTGGCTATACCATTTCTCCAGTCACTTTCCAGGCAACTGCGACTTCGGCAGTTTTGGCTATTTCGGGAAGTTGCAACTACTACAATGGCAATACTCCAATTAACAATGTGGTAGTTAGAGCCACTGGTAACGCAAATACCTCTGCGATAACCAATACGCAGGGCCAATACCAGCTTACCGGCCTGGAAATGCACAGCAATTATACTTTGACGCCAGAGCGGGTGATTTTCAATGATTGGTCATCCCATCTGATCACGACTTATCAAGCGGCACTCACCCTGCGACAAGCAGTGGGATTGGAGAACTTTTCCTCGTTGCAAGTGAAAGCTGCCGATGTGGATCGCGATGGCAAAGTCACAGCTTACGATGCTGCTCTCATTGCCCAGTTCGCAGTTGGGTTGCCCAGAAGATCCGATTCGCATGTCGGAGAATGGCAATTCATCCCAGGTTTCCGATCGTATTATGATTTGACCACGAGCTATCAGAATCAGGATTATACCGGCATTCTGCTGGGGGATGTGACAGGCAAGTGGAATCAATCCTATAATGCGCCAAAACCTGCTGTTGAGCTGCCACCAGCATGGTTAGAGGAAATCAGTGTCCATGGCGACCGCCTGGTTATCCCCATCAGCATCCCTCAAGAGGTCGCTGTGCTCTCATGGCAGCTTCAGCTCCGATACGATCCGAGCAAATTGCGATATATCAAGGTAGATTGTATTCACACTGACTTTCATCTGGTTCAAAATCTCAGCCATGGCATGATAGAGGTAGGAATGTATGGCGTTCAACCGATCCATTCTTCCGAGCCGTTTGCAACGCTCGTGTTCCAGGCAATCGATGACAAATCCCAATCATTTGCCATCGAAGTGCCCTATTTTCAGATAAACGATCAGATACACCAACAGGGCAATACCGCGATCGCTGTTCAGACATCGGAACCAAAAGCATTCGTGCTGCTGAACAATTATCCGAATCCGTTTAACCCATCCACCACAATCGTATATCAAATTCCCGAGACTGGATGGGTGAGTCTGAAGATCTACAACCTGGCAGGCCAGCAAATTGTCCAATTGGTTGATGAAGAGCAAACGCCAGGAATTCATCAAGTCGAATGGAACGGTTTGGATCAGAATGGTCACGAGGCAGTGGCGGGGATCTATTTTGGTCAATTGCGCTATCGCAACCAACACAAAACGATCAGATTGGTCAAGATAAAATAA
- a CDS encoding pyridoxal-phosphate dependent enzyme, whose translation MGNQPTIEDLRAAQRRIAGLVHRTPVLTCTTLNEMTGAQLFFKCENFQKVGAFKFRGACNAVFSLPENEAAKGVVTHSSGNHAAALSLAARKRGIPARIVMPSNAPAVKIAAVKNYGGQITFCEPTQLARETAAAEIIKQTGAVMIHPYNNETVIAGQGTAALELLEDVPDLEYILAPVGGGGLLSGTAIAARSSSKNIKVIGCEPKNADDAYRSIKAGKIIPPVHPNTIADGLKTSLGEKTFPIIQQLVDEIVLVSEEQIILAMRHIFERMKVIIEPSSAVPFGALLSGKLNLAGKKVGIIISGGNVDLSKFFDLLSQQVQSIEQQQS comes from the coding sequence ATGGGCAATCAACCAACTATCGAGGATCTTCGCGCTGCACAGCGGCGCATTGCTGGCTTAGTGCATCGGACACCTGTGTTGACCTGTACGACATTAAATGAAATGACTGGTGCTCAGTTGTTCTTCAAATGTGAAAATTTTCAAAAGGTGGGGGCGTTCAAATTCCGTGGGGCGTGCAATGCTGTATTCTCGCTTCCAGAAAACGAAGCAGCAAAGGGGGTGGTCACTCATTCGTCTGGTAATCATGCGGCGGCGTTATCTTTAGCGGCTCGAAAACGGGGGATCCCAGCGAGGATTGTGATGCCTTCCAATGCACCGGCCGTAAAGATCGCCGCGGTGAAAAACTACGGTGGGCAAATCACCTTTTGTGAGCCCACTCAACTGGCTCGTGAAACTGCGGCTGCCGAGATTATCAAACAAACCGGGGCAGTTATGATCCATCCGTACAATAACGAAACGGTGATCGCTGGCCAAGGGACAGCCGCCCTCGAATTGTTGGAGGACGTCCCCGATCTCGAGTATATTCTGGCCCCAGTTGGCGGTGGGGGATTGCTCAGCGGGACTGCCATCGCTGCTCGGTCTTCCAGTAAAAATATCAAGGTCATCGGGTGTGAACCCAAAAATGCTGACGATGCCTATCGCTCGATAAAAGCTGGCAAGATCATCCCGCCTGTACATCCCAATACCATTGCCGATGGGCTAAAAACATCCCTTGGGGAAAAAACGTTTCCGATTATTCAGCAATTAGTGGATGAAATTGTGTTGGTGAGCGAGGAGCAGATCATCCTCGCTATGCGCCATATTTTTGAACGAATGAAAGTTATTATTGAGCCATCATCCGCTGTCCCATTCGGCGCGTTACTCTCGGGAAAGCTGAACCTCGCTGGAAAAAAGGTCGGGATCATCATTTCTGGCGGCAATGTAGATCTCAGCAAATTTTTCGACTTGCTCTCTCAACAAGTTCAATCGATCGAGCAACAACAAAGCTGA
- a CDS encoding Rid family detoxifying hydrolase — protein sequence MKIVNTTEAPVPGGHYSQAIIHQRLVYISGQLPFDPRTGAKVLGSIEDQARQVLRNLRAILEAAGSGLQHVIKTTIYLSDIRDWDRVNQIYAEFFGDHRPARSIVPVGTLHHGFSIEIEAVAEIAAQ from the coding sequence ATGAAAATAGTGAACACCACTGAAGCACCCGTGCCAGGTGGACATTATTCCCAGGCAATAATTCATCAGAGATTGGTCTATATTTCTGGGCAATTGCCCTTTGATCCTCGAACCGGGGCGAAAGTTTTGGGTAGTATCGAAGACCAAGCGCGTCAAGTGCTGAGAAACTTAAGAGCGATCCTTGAAGCTGCCGGCAGCGGACTACAACATGTGATTAAAACCACGATCTATCTTTCAGATATCCGAGATTGGGATCGCGTCAATCAAATTTATGCCGAATTTTTTGGCGATCATCGACCAGCGCGCTCAATTGTGCCTGTCGGCACTTTGCATCACGGTTTCTCAATTGAAATCGAGGCGGTGGCTGAAATTGCGGCGCAATAA
- a CDS encoding aldo/keto reductase — translation MEYVKLGRTGLKVSRLCLGTMNFGPETSEQDSYVIMDKALELGINFFDTANVYGWKIGEGVTEQIIGRWFAQAGGRREKVVLATKVYGKMGEGPNDQRLSAYHIKRACEDSLRRLKTDHIDLYQMHHIDRETPWEEIWQAMEQLVWEGKVLYVGSSNFAAWHIVQANYIAAQRNFLGLVSEQSLYNLKSRMIELEVIPACQALGVGIIPWSPLAGGLLGGVLEKTQQGRRAGKFVQSSLEKYRPQVEAYEAFCREIGEKPADVALAWLLHQPAVTAPIIGPRTLEQLTGSLRALDLRLTDQQLKRLDEIWPGPGGAAPEAYAW, via the coding sequence ATGGAATATGTCAAATTAGGTCGAACTGGATTAAAGGTAAGTCGCTTATGTTTAGGCACGATGAATTTTGGACCGGAAACGAGCGAACAAGATAGTTACGTCATCATGGACAAAGCGCTTGAGCTGGGCATCAACTTCTTCGATACGGCCAATGTTTACGGTTGGAAGATCGGTGAAGGGGTTACCGAACAGATCATCGGTCGCTGGTTTGCTCAAGCCGGCGGCCGTCGAGAAAAAGTGGTGCTCGCCACCAAAGTTTACGGTAAGATGGGCGAAGGGCCTAACGATCAGCGGCTCTCAGCTTATCATATCAAACGTGCGTGTGAAGACAGCTTGAGACGGTTGAAAACCGATCATATTGATTTGTACCAAATGCACCATATCGATCGGGAGACTCCTTGGGAGGAGATTTGGCAGGCGATGGAGCAACTTGTTTGGGAAGGAAAAGTCCTTTATGTGGGCAGCAGCAATTTCGCCGCATGGCATATTGTTCAAGCCAATTATATAGCTGCGCAGCGCAATTTTTTGGGATTGGTTTCAGAGCAAAGTTTATATAACCTGAAATCGCGCATGATCGAGCTGGAAGTGATCCCTGCATGCCAAGCGCTGGGTGTGGGAATTATTCCGTGGAGTCCGCTTGCTGGGGGCTTATTAGGTGGCGTATTGGAAAAGACACAGCAGGGACGACGCGCAGGGAAATTCGTCCAATCCTCTCTAGAAAAATATCGACCTCAAGTCGAGGCCTATGAAGCATTTTGCCGAGAAATCGGAGAAAAGCCAGCCGATGTGGCCTTGGCTTGGTTGCTCCATCAACCAGCGGTGACCGCTCCGATTATTGGACCTCGAACGCTGGAGCAGCTTACTGGTAGCCTCCGTGCTCTGGACTTGCGGCTGACTGATCAGCAATTGAAGCGTCTGGATGAGATCTGGCCTGGACCTGGCGGGGCTGCTCCGGAAGCTTACGCTTGGTAA
- the rlmB gene encoding 23S rRNA (guanosine(2251)-2'-O)-methyltransferase RlmB, whose product MEQIEGKICVEAALKARQRKISLLVIREGLHSQQIEAILNEAHQRHIPIKYVPREEIDAMAHGKTHGGIIALAGPKPLTPIETLLAHIAAKNSSHLGALLLLEGIDDSQNLGFTLRSAEALGIDGVLLKKHLWDFDSNSVARASSGAYERLPLVLLDDTEKMLNRLKNQGFTVYGCIAKAKRTIYDIDLTRAVVLAIGGEKRGLSAAVRKQCDRLISIPMVADIGSLSLSHAASIIMAELMRQRLQKTTRLNQSNSMTS is encoded by the coding sequence TTGGAGCAGATCGAGGGAAAGATTTGTGTCGAAGCCGCGCTCAAAGCTCGTCAGCGAAAAATTTCGCTTTTGGTGATTCGGGAGGGATTGCATTCGCAGCAGATTGAGGCGATCTTGAACGAAGCGCATCAGCGCCACATCCCGATCAAATACGTGCCGCGCGAGGAAATTGATGCCATGGCGCATGGAAAAACCCACGGTGGAATTATTGCCCTGGCTGGCCCGAAACCGCTGACCCCCATCGAAACGTTGTTGGCTCACATCGCGGCAAAAAATTCATCCCACCTTGGCGCGCTTTTGCTTCTTGAAGGCATTGATGATAGTCAGAATTTGGGTTTTACGCTGCGATCGGCTGAAGCACTGGGGATCGATGGGGTACTATTAAAGAAGCACCTTTGGGATTTCGACAGCAATTCAGTGGCGCGGGCTTCCTCGGGCGCATACGAGCGCTTGCCCTTGGTATTGTTGGATGATACCGAGAAAATGCTCAATCGGCTCAAAAATCAGGGATTCACCGTATATGGCTGCATCGCCAAAGCCAAGCGCACCATTTACGACATTGATCTCACCAGAGCGGTGGTGCTGGCAATTGGAGGTGAAAAGCGCGGCCTTTCAGCAGCTGTTCGAAAGCAATGCGACCGGTTGATCAGTATCCCTATGGTTGCCGATATCGGTTCATTGTCGCTGAGCCACGCTGCCAGCATTATTATGGCCGAGCTGATGCGACAACGCTTGCAAAAAACCACTCGCCTGAACCAATCCAATTCAATGACAAGTTGA
- a CDS encoding RluA family pseudouridine synthase, translating into MSKKFHLADQILFEDEAIIAINKPAGMLVIPDRWNLERPNLLAMLKHRDAKAKIYVVHRLDQGTSGVVLFAKTASVHQQLNYQLETRQMQKEYLAIIRGEVDQKGLIELAIDRDPHRRGRMMVSRGGKPSLTEYQVIERFRGYTYLRLFPRTGRTHQIRVHLKAIGHPLAIDPLYGTAEPLYLSKLKRDYRFKPDEPERPLIDRTPLHAAAIQFIHPLTGDQIVLTAALPKDMRAMLHALRKYQPLLEND; encoded by the coding sequence ATGAGCAAAAAATTTCATTTGGCTGATCAAATCCTGTTTGAAGATGAGGCGATCATCGCTATCAATAAACCCGCTGGGATGCTGGTCATCCCAGATCGGTGGAATTTGGAACGACCCAATTTGCTGGCAATGTTGAAACATCGGGACGCAAAGGCCAAGATTTATGTGGTCCATCGCCTGGATCAGGGAACCAGCGGGGTGGTCCTGTTTGCTAAAACCGCCTCAGTGCATCAACAGCTCAATTACCAATTGGAGACGCGCCAGATGCAGAAAGAATATCTTGCCATTATTCGCGGTGAAGTGGATCAAAAGGGCTTGATTGAATTGGCGATTGATAGGGACCCGCATCGAAGAGGCCGGATGATGGTCTCTCGGGGGGGCAAACCCTCGCTTACAGAATATCAGGTCATCGAGCGATTCAGAGGCTACACTTATTTGAGATTGTTTCCCCGTACAGGCCGAACCCATCAAATTCGAGTTCATCTGAAAGCAATTGGACATCCGCTGGCGATCGATCCCCTCTATGGGACAGCAGAACCGCTTTATCTCTCAAAACTGAAGCGCGACTATCGGTTCAAACCCGATGAACCAGAACGACCGCTCATCGACCGAACGCCGCTCCATGCTGCGGCGATCCAATTCATCCATCCGCTCACCGGCGATCAAATTGTGTTGACCGCTGCGCTTCCCAAGGATATGCGTGCGATGTTACATGCTCTGCGCAAATATCAACCGTTGCTCGAAAACGACTAG
- a CDS encoding N-6 DNA methylase has product MMKNSKLPETSARIPDTRETNWQKIIPEYLQSVASQVTESARSHRFLLLLNNLFGLQPLLIEEYVVGIEKFIQVKQKDRILKGEVDNLFGNLIIEFERDLKKKLGEAQELLKRYAACLWSQEEKSQRRPYLCLATDGVNFVVYSPIMADPDKNEIDPTEISLILIEQVDWSQLAPRDVYFWLDRYFLRKEVLTPRSDQITKDFGVKSHAFQLISTMLNSIWKKVQDQPDYRVIFESWERYLKIVYGTIVTESELFCRHTYLATLAKLMAWHRLGDRKISNDAIYSILNGEFFRTQGLENFIEEDFFSWIIRKETKEVGIEMVYRLTSLLNNYNLRELSEDVLKSLYQELVDPKTRHDLGEFYTPDWLAHRMICQLLEANTLGGFFDPACGSGTFLYLAIREKRKRLGDSKETLEHILDSVFGIDIHPLAVIVAKTNYILALGDLLKREGKKNIPVYLADTIRVPERERAKDVRIPVWFNGNVYRISIEDKDIYFSEAIINNSKIYDEAIDCANTFAVQNAGKKIGKSEFAEFVKIQHPNLPQDQDSIQSMFYASKILKGLIEQSRDTIWAFILKNIYKPIFLNGRFDFVVGNPPWLSFRYAESSYQNFLKEKIVKNYRLLSGKGELITHLELASLFLLRAADLYLKENGTIAFVLPRSIFTADQHDGLRAGNFKTIQLSFKEIWDLEAVSPLFNVPSCVLFAEKKKHGEIAYPISGKQISGRLDNKNSSLYEAEQKLQIKEVSFYLNRRGKHSYWATEVEQIKTQESYYKMHFFQGATIVPRSFWFVEVKSLPMIGFNPALPRLESSQRAKHEAKNNYKDLVITGNVESRYLYATLLSTDLLPFGHLDYRLVVLPIEPIENRYRIINAAEARKRQYIHLAKWLETVEQEWNKRRGSKAAGMSAVEWLDYRNKLSSQNPNARYLVLYNTSGSILCAAFLINRPIDFDISDQIVQAKAFIVESVTYYKETHNKQEAEYLSALLNAPIIDKMIKPMQSRGLWGARHIHKKVLELPIPQFDASHSVHIQLAELGEQCTEKVSLWLKTGEAHAIRNIGVLRRKVREMLSEQLKEIDELVKKIL; this is encoded by the coding sequence ATGATGAAAAACAGCAAACTGCCAGAGACATCGGCTCGGATTCCTGACACCAGGGAAACAAATTGGCAGAAAATCATTCCTGAGTACCTCCAATCGGTGGCCTCGCAGGTGACCGAATCGGCCAGATCGCATCGGTTTTTATTGTTGCTCAACAATCTATTTGGGCTCCAACCCCTGCTTATTGAAGAGTACGTTGTGGGGATCGAAAAATTCATCCAGGTAAAACAAAAAGATCGCATTTTAAAAGGGGAGGTTGACAATTTATTTGGCAATCTGATCATCGAATTCGAGCGGGATCTGAAAAAGAAATTGGGCGAGGCGCAGGAGCTGCTAAAACGTTATGCGGCTTGTCTGTGGTCGCAAGAAGAGAAATCCCAGCGTCGACCGTATTTATGCCTAGCTACTGATGGAGTAAATTTTGTCGTTTACTCTCCGATCATGGCTGATCCCGATAAAAATGAAATTGATCCTACGGAGATCAGCTTAATCTTGATCGAACAGGTTGATTGGTCCCAGCTTGCACCGCGGGATGTCTACTTCTGGTTGGATCGCTATTTTCTCAGAAAGGAGGTGTTGACCCCGAGATCCGATCAAATTACCAAGGATTTTGGAGTCAAAAGCCATGCGTTTCAGTTGATTTCAACAATGCTGAATTCGATCTGGAAGAAGGTTCAAGATCAACCAGATTATCGAGTGATTTTCGAATCATGGGAACGGTATTTAAAAATCGTCTATGGGACCATTGTCACTGAATCTGAACTTTTTTGTCGACATACTTATTTGGCAACGCTGGCCAAATTAATGGCCTGGCACCGTCTCGGTGATAGAAAAATCAGCAATGATGCGATTTATTCCATTCTTAATGGAGAGTTTTTTCGAACCCAGGGATTAGAAAATTTCATTGAAGAGGATTTCTTTTCATGGATTATTCGCAAGGAGACCAAAGAGGTAGGCATAGAAATGGTGTATCGTCTCACCAGCCTACTGAACAATTATAACCTTCGAGAACTCTCCGAAGATGTGCTGAAATCGCTTTACCAGGAATTAGTTGATCCCAAAACACGCCACGACCTCGGTGAGTTTTACACCCCAGATTGGCTGGCCCATCGTATGATCTGCCAACTGCTTGAGGCTAATACTTTGGGTGGATTCTTCGACCCTGCTTGCGGCTCGGGGACATTTTTATATCTTGCAATTCGTGAAAAACGGAAACGCTTAGGAGATTCGAAAGAAACTTTAGAACATATTCTTGATTCTGTATTTGGCATCGATATTCATCCGCTGGCAGTGATTGTGGCAAAAACAAATTACATCCTGGCTTTAGGTGATTTGCTCAAAAGAGAGGGCAAAAAGAACATTCCAGTATATTTGGCTGATACCATTAGGGTCCCTGAGAGGGAGCGTGCAAAGGATGTCAGAATTCCAGTTTGGTTCAATGGCAATGTGTATCGCATTAGCATTGAGGATAAAGACATTTATTTTTCTGAAGCCATCATTAATAATTCTAAAATTTATGACGAAGCAATCGACTGTGCCAACACGTTTGCAGTCCAGAACGCTGGAAAAAAAATTGGTAAATCCGAGTTCGCTGAATTTGTGAAAATTCAGCATCCAAATTTGCCGCAGGATCAGGATTCGATTCAATCAATGTTCTATGCCAGCAAAATCTTAAAAGGTCTCATCGAGCAGAGTCGCGATACCATTTGGGCGTTCATTCTAAAAAATATTTATAAGCCAATTTTCCTAAATGGCAGGTTTGATTTTGTTGTTGGCAATCCGCCATGGCTGTCATTTCGCTATGCAGAGTCATCTTACCAAAATTTTTTGAAAGAAAAGATTGTCAAGAATTATCGTCTCCTTTCAGGAAAGGGCGAGCTAATCACACATCTGGAATTAGCGAGCCTTTTTCTACTGCGAGCGGCGGATCTTTATCTGAAAGAGAACGGAACGATTGCTTTCGTTCTGCCGAGAAGCATTTTCACAGCCGATCAGCATGATGGACTGCGAGCTGGCAATTTCAAAACAATTCAGCTTTCATTCAAAGAGATCTGGGATCTGGAGGCAGTATCGCCTCTGTTTAACGTCCCGAGTTGTGTTTTATTCGCTGAGAAGAAAAAGCATGGTGAAATCGCATATCCGATTTCAGGAAAGCAGATCAGCGGAAGGCTGGACAATAAGAATTCCTCTCTTTATGAAGCAGAACAGAAATTGCAGATAAAAGAGGTATCATTTTATCTTAATAGGCGTGGGAAACATTCTTACTGGGCAACAGAGGTAGAGCAGATAAAAACGCAGGAAAGCTATTATAAGATGCATTTTTTTCAGGGAGCGACCATTGTTCCTCGCTCCTTTTGGTTCGTTGAGGTAAAGTCGTTGCCGATGATCGGTTTTAATCCCGCCTTGCCCCGGCTTGAGAGTTCTCAGAGAGCGAAACACGAAGCAAAAAATAACTATAAAGATTTAGTGATCACGGGAAACGTAGAGAGCAGATATTTGTACGCGACTTTGCTTTCGACGGATTTACTGCCGTTCGGACATTTGGATTATCGGCTGGTGGTGCTTCCGATTGAACCGATAGAAAATCGCTATCGTATTATTAATGCCGCGGAAGCACGGAAACGACAGTACATTCATCTGGCTAAATGGCTCGAAACAGTGGAACAAGAATGGAACAAACGAAGGGGATCAAAAGCGGCCGGGATGAGTGCAGTGGAATGGCTCGATTATCGAAATAAACTTTCGTCTCAAAATCCCAATGCAAGATATCTAGTTCTATATAACACATCGGGCTCTATTTTATGTGCAGCATTTCTGATAAATCGACCAATTGACTTCGATATTAGCGATCAAATTGTGCAGGCGAAAGCATTCATAGTAGAAAGCGTAACATATTACAAAGAGACCCATAATAAGCAAGAAGCGGAGTATTTATCTGCTTTATTGAATGCACCCATTATAGATAAAATGATAAAGCCAATGCAGTCGAGAGGCCTTTGGGGGGCACGCCATATCCATAAAAAAGTCTTAGAACTACCCATTCCGCAATTTGATGCCTCTCATTCTGTTCATATCCAACTGGCGGAATTGGGGGAACAATGTACCGAAAAAGTATCTCTTTGGCTAAAGACAGGAGAGGCACACGCGATCAGGAACATCGGCGTATTACGACGGAAAGTCCGAGAGATGCTCAGCGAACAATTGAAAGAAATTGATGAATTGGTAAAAAAGATCCTATAA
- a CDS encoding 4Fe-4S binding protein: MTDKQKKLPTITIKKEWCKSCEICVEFCPTHVLAMNGPYPEVVNLEACTACGLCEIRCPDFAITVTKNK, from the coding sequence ATGACTGACAAACAAAAGAAACTGCCCACGATCACCATCAAAAAAGAATGGTGCAAGAGCTGCGAAATCTGCGTCGAGTTTTGTCCGACCCATGTGCTGGCAATGAATGGTCCATATCCTGAAGTGGTGAACCTTGAGGCGTGTACTGCTTGTGGCCTCTGTGAAATTCGTTGCCCGGACTTTGCAATTACCGTAACAAAGAATAAATGA